One segment of Elusimicrobiota bacterium DNA contains the following:
- the lptB gene encoding LPS export ABC transporter ATP-binding protein, with protein sequence MKLRAEQIVKNYGERQVVKGVSLEVRTGEIVGLLGPNGAGKTTTFYSLVGFIRPEEGRVLLDDDEVTHLPMFQRARRGLGYLAQEPTVFRGLTVEENLLAVLERLHPSRLEQMRMVKSLLEEFGLWKLRRQKAWTLSGGEKRRLEVARAMIQDPKIILLDEPFVGIDPITVGDLKKTIEGLRQRGIGILITDHNVRETLPIIDRAYLIFDGQVLLEGTSKELIEDPKARELYLGHDFKM encoded by the coding sequence GTGAAGCTGCGCGCGGAGCAGATCGTCAAGAACTACGGGGAACGGCAGGTCGTCAAGGGCGTCTCGCTCGAGGTCCGGACCGGCGAGATCGTGGGCCTGCTCGGCCCCAACGGCGCCGGGAAGACGACCACCTTCTACAGCCTCGTCGGGTTCATCCGTCCGGAGGAGGGCCGGGTCCTCCTCGACGACGACGAGGTCACGCACCTCCCCATGTTCCAGCGGGCGCGCCGCGGGCTGGGCTACCTCGCGCAGGAACCGACGGTGTTCCGCGGCCTCACCGTCGAGGAGAACCTGCTGGCCGTCCTCGAGCGCCTGCACCCCTCGCGCCTGGAGCAGATGCGCATGGTGAAGTCCCTGCTCGAGGAGTTCGGGCTCTGGAAGCTGCGCCGGCAGAAGGCCTGGACCCTCTCGGGCGGGGAGAAGCGCCGCCTCGAGGTCGCGCGGGCGATGATCCAGGACCCCAAGATCATCCTCCTCGACGAACCCTTCGTCGGCATCGACCCCATCACGGTCGGGGACCTCAAGAAGACCATCGAGGGCCTCCGCCAGCGCGGCATCGGCATCCTCATCACGGACCACAACGTCCGGGAGACCCTGCCCATCATCGACCGCGCCTACCTCATCTTCGACGGTCAGGTCCTCCTCGAAGGGACCTCGAAGGAGCTCATCGAGGACCCCAAGGCGCGAGAGCTCTACCTGGGCCATGACTTCAAGATGTAG
- the lptC gene encoding LPS export ABC transporter periplasmic protein LptC, protein MAAAGCTARRGGSGEETSQVIEDFSMTQSAGGRKAWALAAPQARLLAEGGARMLRPRIRIFREGREGSIAESREAYVKDGSQDITLVGDVVIRSPQEKAVLRTDRLEYGAREGRFRTDSLVALERPGVRLRGRGLDADGALAEIRIHHMESDLR, encoded by the coding sequence CTGGCCGCCGCCGGCTGCACGGCCCGCCGCGGCGGGAGCGGCGAGGAGACCTCCCAGGTCATCGAGGATTTCTCGATGACCCAGTCGGCGGGCGGGCGCAAGGCCTGGGCGCTCGCCGCGCCGCAGGCACGGCTCCTTGCGGAAGGCGGCGCGCGCATGCTGAGACCCCGCATCCGCATCTTCCGGGAAGGACGCGAGGGCTCGATCGCCGAATCCCGCGAGGCCTACGTCAAGGACGGTTCGCAGGACATCACCCTCGTCGGCGACGTGGTCATCCGCTCCCCGCAGGAGAAGGCCGTCCTGCGCACCGACCGTCTCGAGTACGGGGCCCGGGAGGGCCGCTTCCGCACGGACTCCTTGGTCGCCCTTGAGCGCCCGGGCGTCCGCCTGCGCGGCCGAGGCCTCGACGCGGACGGCGCCCTCGCGGAGATCCGCATCCATCATATGGAGTCCGACCTCCGGTGA